In Alkalihalobacterium alkalinitrilicum, a genomic segment contains:
- the vrrA gene encoding VrrA/YqfQ family protein has protein sequence MFFPYQQQMMMPPTSPSPFNFPFFNSTPSPGMFGMASGAPNMMTPGGGGGLLARLFGRGAAGLGSSFGPGASMVGGMGAPMSGIGAAGTGALGGGMNLMGILQNAQRVMGIVQQVTPMIQQYGPLLRSMPQIYQILKNNPDSDETPSTLDHDNTQTTELTVNAANSSKRRSTKAHQLKKATVAGMPAPKMYI, from the coding sequence ATGTTTTTTCCTTACCAACAACAAATGATGATGCCTCCAACATCTCCTAGCCCTTTTAATTTTCCATTCTTTAATTCAACCCCTAGTCCAGGAATGTTTGGAATGGCATCTGGTGCTCCAAATATGATGACACCAGGTGGCGGTGGCGGCTTGTTAGCTCGTTTATTTGGAAGAGGAGCCGCTGGTCTTGGGTCTAGTTTTGGCCCAGGAGCTAGTATGGTTGGTGGAATGGGTGCTCCAATGAGTGGTATCGGTGCAGCTGGAACAGGAGCATTAGGTGGTGGAATGAACTTAATGGGAATTCTCCAAAACGCCCAACGTGTAATGGGGATTGTTCAACAGGTGACACCGATGATCCAACAATATGGTCCACTCTTGCGGAGCATGCCACAAATTTACCAAATCCTAAAAAATAATCCTGATAGTGATGAGACTCCGTCTACACTTGATCATGACAATACTCAGACAACCGAACTAACAGTAAATGCTGCAAACTCTTCTAAAAGGCGATCAACGAAGGCTCATCAACTAAAAAAAGCTACAGTTGCTGGAATGCCAGCCCCTAAAATGTATATTTAA
- a CDS encoding 4-hydroxy-3-methylbut-2-enyl diphosphate reductase, with amino-acid sequence MKVLKISPRGYCYGVVDAMVLARQAAQNLDLPRPIYILGMIVHNKHVTDAFEEEGIISLDGPNRLEIIKQVDKGTVIFTAHGVSPEVRKLAKDKGLTVVDATCPDVTKTHDLILEKKAEGYQVIYVGKKSHPEPEGALGVAPEIVHLVESTDDVEKLQLTNEKIVITNQTTMSQWDVADIMNQALKKYPHAEIHNEICLATQVRQEAVAKQAKEADLVIVVGDPKSNNSNRLAQVSEQIAGTKAYRIADLSELNLEWLEGVHIVGVTSGASTPTPITKEVIAFLEKYDPTDETTWEKQRKVTLQKILPKVKSK; translated from the coding sequence ATGAAAGTACTAAAAATATCACCGCGAGGCTATTGTTATGGTGTTGTCGATGCAATGGTACTCGCAAGACAAGCCGCCCAAAACCTTGATTTACCTCGCCCTATTTATATATTAGGAATGATCGTTCATAATAAACACGTTACAGACGCCTTTGAAGAAGAGGGAATTATTTCTTTAGACGGTCCAAATCGTTTAGAAATTATAAAGCAGGTTGACAAAGGAACTGTTATCTTTACTGCTCATGGAGTATCTCCAGAGGTTCGAAAGCTTGCAAAAGATAAAGGTTTAACTGTTGTTGATGCAACATGCCCAGACGTAACGAAGACTCATGACCTTATTTTAGAGAAAAAGGCAGAAGGATACCAAGTGATATACGTAGGTAAGAAAAGCCATCCTGAGCCAGAAGGAGCGCTTGGTGTAGCCCCTGAAATTGTTCATTTAGTTGAATCTACTGACGATGTAGAAAAACTTCAATTAACCAATGAAAAAATCGTTATTACAAACCAAACGACAATGAGCCAATGGGATGTTGCTGATATTATGAATCAAGCACTTAAAAAATATCCACATGCAGAAATTCATAATGAAATCTGTTTAGCTACTCAAGTTAGACAGGAGGCTGTAGCCAAGCAAGCAAAAGAGGCTGACCTCGTCATTGTCGTTGGTGACCCAAAAAGTAATAATTCAAACCGTTTAGCCCAAGTATCTGAACAAATTGCGGGTACTAAAGCTTACCGAATTGCAGACCTTTCTGAATTAAATTTAGAATGGTTAGAAGGAGTTCATATTGTAGGTGTTACTTCAGGTGCTTCTACACCTACTCCTATTACAAAAGAAGTTATTGCTTTTCTAGAAAAGTATGATCCTACAGATGAAACAACGTGGGAAAAACAACGAAAAGTCACTCTTCAAAAAATCTTACCTAAAGTTAAATCAAAATAA
- a CDS encoding Nif3-like dinuclear metal center hexameric protein, which produces MSKIANGQTIIQTFESWSPKSLAVDGDKIGLMIGTLNKPIKKVMIALDVLEEVMDEAIQAGVDLIIAHHPLIFRPLKNIDTNRPAGRIIEKAIKHNITVYAAHTNLDVTNGGVNDMMAKALGLTDCEVLSPTTEISLKKVVIFVPESHVDQVRIALGNAGAGHIGNYSHCTFNSEGFGTFTPLEGTNPFIGQQGKLEKVNEVKIETIIPSHLQNKVIATMIKAHPYEEPAYDIYPLENKGEVLGLGRIGWLQEEMTLEQFAHHVKQAFDVKGARVVGNLDSKVKKVAVLGGDGNKYMSQAIFKGADVFVTGDVYYHVAHDAMMDGLHIVDPGHNVEKIMKQGVQRILKENLNKQNYETEVIISKINTDPFTFV; this is translated from the coding sequence ATGAGTAAAATTGCAAATGGGCAGACGATTATTCAAACGTTTGAAAGCTGGTCACCGAAATCTCTAGCTGTAGATGGAGATAAGATTGGGTTAATGATTGGAACACTTAATAAACCAATCAAAAAAGTAATGATTGCTCTCGATGTGTTGGAGGAAGTAATGGATGAAGCGATTCAAGCAGGTGTTGATTTAATTATCGCTCATCATCCACTGATTTTTAGACCGCTTAAAAACATAGATACCAATCGTCCTGCAGGTCGAATTATTGAAAAAGCAATCAAACATAATATTACGGTTTACGCTGCGCATACCAATTTAGATGTGACAAATGGTGGCGTAAACGACATGATGGCTAAAGCGCTAGGATTAACAGACTGTGAAGTGCTTTCACCAACGACAGAAATTTCTTTAAAGAAAGTAGTCATATTCGTTCCTGAAAGTCATGTAGATCAAGTCCGAATAGCATTAGGAAACGCAGGTGCAGGTCATATCGGAAATTATAGCCACTGTACGTTTAATAGTGAAGGTTTTGGCACGTTTACTCCCTTAGAAGGGACAAACCCTTTTATCGGACAACAAGGGAAATTAGAAAAAGTTAATGAAGTTAAAATTGAAACGATTATTCCAAGCCACCTTCAAAATAAAGTAATTGCCACAATGATAAAAGCTCATCCTTATGAAGAACCCGCGTATGATATTTATCCACTCGAAAATAAGGGGGAAGTACTTGGACTTGGTCGTATAGGTTGGCTTCAAGAGGAAATGACATTGGAACAATTTGCGCATCATGTTAAACAAGCCTTCGATGTAAAAGGTGCCCGAGTTGTTGGAAATCTTGACTCAAAAGTTAAGAAGGTTGCGGTTCTCGGCGGGGATGGTAACAAATATATGTCTCAAGCCATATTTAAAGGCGCCGATGTTTTTGTTACTGGAGATGTTTATTACCACGTAGCGCACGATGCGATGATGGACGGCCTTCATATTGTCGATCCAGGACATAATGTTGAAAAGATTATGAAACAAGGCGTACAAAGAATTTTAAAAGAGAATTTAAATAAACAAAATTATGAGACAGAGGTCATTATTAGTAAGATAAACACTGACCCGTTCACATTTGTTTAA
- a CDS encoding tRNA (adenine(22)-N(1))-methyltransferase produces the protein MNETKLSKRLKTVADFVKPGSSIADIGSDHAYLPSYLCVNGQIHYAVAGEVNEGPYQSALTQVKKLGISNQVHVRKGNGLEVISPQEVEHIIIAGMGGALITEILEAGSDKLEGVNRLILQPNVMADRIRVWLKQNGWELKYEVILEEDEKIYEILVAERGNVDKPYSNNIDLELLLGPFLMREKNAAFIRKWTSELYSWKRILNQFEQAKETGGVQRKKEELTRLISKVEEVIST, from the coding sequence ATGAATGAAACAAAGCTTTCAAAGCGATTAAAGACGGTTGCAGATTTTGTTAAGCCAGGATCAAGTATAGCAGACATTGGTTCTGATCATGCTTATCTTCCTTCTTACTTATGTGTAAACGGTCAAATACATTATGCGGTTGCTGGTGAGGTAAATGAAGGGCCATACCAATCTGCGCTTACCCAAGTTAAAAAGTTGGGGATATCAAATCAAGTCCATGTTCGAAAAGGGAACGGTCTGGAAGTTATTTCTCCTCAGGAGGTCGAACATATTATTATTGCTGGTATGGGGGGAGCGCTAATCACAGAAATCCTCGAAGCTGGAAGCGATAAACTAGAGGGCGTTAATCGGCTTATTTTACAGCCAAATGTTATGGCAGATCGAATTCGAGTTTGGCTAAAACAAAATGGCTGGGAATTAAAGTATGAAGTGATTTTAGAAGAAGATGAAAAAATATATGAAATCTTAGTAGCTGAAAGAGGAAATGTTGATAAGCCATATAGTAATAATATCGATCTTGAATTATTACTTGGACCGTTCTTAATGCGAGAGAAGAATGCAGCTTTCATCCGAAAGTGGACAAGTGAGCTCTACAGCTGGAAACGTATATTAAATCAATTCGAACAAGCAAAAGAAACAGGAGGAGTGCAAAGAAAAAAAGAAGAATTGACAAGACTAATTTCTAAAGTAGAGGAGGTAATCTCAACATGA
- a CDS encoding c-type cytochrome, translating into MKGRPLFPFAIIAIAGILLMLVLSFQGLLASQADEGEAEEEIVIEDPIAAGEELVQRSCISCHGQDLQGLASNPAINALEGKFTEEEIVQIIFGQYEGVSMPAMSNLQQVEAEAIATYLISISE; encoded by the coding sequence GTGAAAGGTAGACCGTTATTTCCTTTTGCAATAATTGCAATAGCAGGAATTCTTCTAATGTTAGTATTATCATTCCAAGGCCTATTAGCTAGTCAAGCCGATGAAGGCGAAGCCGAAGAAGAAATTGTAATTGAAGATCCAATTGCAGCTGGTGAAGAGCTAGTACAACGAAGCTGTATAAGTTGTCATGGGCAAGATCTACAAGGTTTAGCTAGTAATCCTGCAATTAACGCTTTAGAAGGTAAGTTTACTGAAGAAGAAATTGTACAAATTATTTTTGGGCAATATGAAGGAGTTTCCATGCCAGCTATGAGCAATTTACAGCAGGTTGAAGCAGAAGCAATTGCTACATATTTAATATCAATTTCTGAGTAA